A region of Polyodon spathula isolate WHYD16114869_AA chromosome 4, ASM1765450v1, whole genome shotgun sequence DNA encodes the following proteins:
- the LOC121313867 gene encoding uncharacterized protein LOC121313867 — protein MNQTTNHDLNSSFHMFGKYYQDNLLKLIWKYLDLDPHHKLLYIGESGESFISVLEKTSALLQPVIWGEECGGPHTDKKPKRIEQLDDYSFDRALLVNAVQYLQNPSETFTQVLNTLHASGKILLVHRPGPITTLPFFRKAKKKLEEQDYPYMEIFESLRKLGADVQWEIEHVPVTIKKDDWLSSLAMKTAPILKHLTDYEVATGLQELTQGCLKYSEETMSFEDRLMFISAHKLSKEGGEYPSIQRSGCVHSTPPHSAVWDLPLKLPLTEDLIKYLHKPLKPKNLFKRTL, from the exons aTGAACCAAACCACCAACCATGATCTGAACAGTTCCTTTCATATGTTTGGAAAATACTATCAAGATAACTTGTTGAAACTAATCTGGAAATATCTGGACCTGGACCCTCATCATAAGCTTCTCTACATCGGAGAAAGTGGTGAAAGTTTTATCTCAGTCTTGGAAAAGACTTCAGCTCTGTTACAGCCTGTGATCTGGGGAGAGGAATGCGGTGGCCCACACACAGATAAGAAACCTAAAAGGATAGAACAATTGGACGATTACAGTTTCGATAGAGCTTTGCTTGTGAATGCTGTGCAGTATTTACAG AATCCCTCTGAAACATTCACACAAGTCCTAAACACACTACATGCGTCTGGTAAGATCCTGCTAGTTCATCGGCCAGGACCTATTACCACCTTACCATTTTTCAGAAAGGCCAAAAAGAAGTTAGAAGAACAGGATTATCCCTACATG GAAATATTTGAAAGCCTGAGGAAACTTGGAGCTGACGTGCAATGGGAAATTGAGCATGTTCCAGTAACAATCAAGAAG GATGACTGGCTGTCCTCACTTGCAATGAAAACTGCACCCATACTTAAGCATTTAACTGATTATGAAGTTGCCACAGGCCTCCAAGAGTTGACACAAGGATGCCTAAAATATTCC GAGGAAACGATGTCCTTTGAGGATCGCCTGATGTTCATTAGTGCACATAAACTGAGCAAGGAAGGTGGTGAGTATCCCAGTATCCAACGCTCCGGCTGTGTTCACAGTACGCCTCCACATTCTGCAGTGTGGGACCTGCCACTCAAACTTCCCCTCACTGAAGACCTCATCAAATACCTCCACAAGCCTTTGAAACCAAAGAATCTATTTAAAAGAACACTGTGA